One window from the genome of Amycolatopsis sp. NBC_01480 encodes:
- a CDS encoding ABC transporter permease, translating into MTAPATGRVVGRWHGAWLRVEGHWTWYRRYWLATLYSTGLQPVLFLAAMGLGFGSQVQAGPATGGLSYLQYVAPALLVAGSAQMGVSDSSYPVLSGFKWQKDYLAVTATPVSPGQVLGGHLIWGALKLTLAGSIYALVAVFFGAWANFGALAVILVGTLTGLACSAPMTALAAKTFDEGTRFGLIFRFVVIPMTLFSGTFFPITQIPLYLRWLAWISPLWHGTQLSRAVTLGGVGTWPAVGHAAYLAVLVLGGWALAHRFFGQRLVN; encoded by the coding sequence ATGACCGCACCCGCAACCGGCCGCGTCGTCGGCCGCTGGCACGGCGCCTGGCTGCGCGTCGAGGGCCACTGGACCTGGTACCGGCGCTACTGGCTGGCCACGCTGTACTCCACCGGCCTGCAGCCGGTGCTGTTCCTCGCCGCGATGGGGCTGGGCTTCGGCTCGCAGGTGCAGGCGGGCCCGGCCACCGGCGGCCTGTCGTACCTGCAATACGTGGCGCCGGCCCTGCTGGTCGCCGGCTCCGCCCAGATGGGCGTCAGCGATTCGAGCTACCCGGTGCTGTCGGGATTCAAGTGGCAGAAGGACTATCTGGCGGTCACGGCCACACCGGTGTCGCCGGGCCAGGTGCTCGGCGGGCACCTGATCTGGGGCGCGCTGAAGCTGACGCTGGCCGGCTCGATCTACGCGCTGGTCGCCGTCTTTTTCGGCGCCTGGGCGAACTTCGGCGCCCTGGCGGTGATCCTCGTGGGCACCCTGACCGGCCTCGCCTGCTCGGCCCCGATGACGGCGCTGGCCGCGAAGACCTTCGACGAGGGCACCCGGTTCGGCCTGATCTTCCGCTTCGTGGTGATCCCGATGACGCTGTTCTCGGGGACCTTCTTCCCGATCACGCAGATCCCGCTGTACCTGCGCTGGCTCGCCTGGATTTCCCCGCTGTGGCACGGCACCCAGCTCTCGCGCGCGGTCACGCTCGGCGGGGTCGGCACCTGGCCCGCGGTCGGCCACGCGGCCTATCTGGCCGTCCTGGTGCTGGGCGGCTGGGCACTGGCACACCGCTTCTTCGGGCAACGGCTGGTGAACTGA
- a CDS encoding DUF4233 domain-containing protein, which translates to MKGFRGVVAGTLILEAITVALALPVINKLGDGFSGFLGWTVLAIAIVLVVLCGMIKRVWALPVVLVLQLGLIAMAGALPAIAIIGVAFLAVYLWFLWLRRDVARRMAAGTLMSQQQPQA; encoded by the coding sequence ATGAAGGGCTTCCGCGGCGTCGTCGCGGGCACCTTGATCCTGGAGGCGATCACTGTCGCGCTCGCGCTGCCGGTGATCAACAAGCTCGGCGACGGCTTTTCCGGCTTCCTCGGCTGGACGGTGCTCGCCATCGCGATCGTCCTGGTCGTGCTGTGCGGGATGATCAAGCGCGTCTGGGCCCTGCCCGTGGTGCTCGTGCTGCAACTGGGCCTGATCGCGATGGCCGGCGCCCTGCCCGCGATCGCGATCATCGGCGTCGCCTTCCTGGCCGTGTACCTGTGGTTCCTGTGGCTCCGCCGCGACGTCGCCCGCCGGATGGCCGCGGGCACCCTGATGAGCCAGCAGCAGCCCCAAGCCTGA
- the ndk gene encoding nucleoside-diphosphate kinase — translation MTERTLVLVKPDGVARGLVGEVVSRIERKGLKLAALELRTVERSLAEEHYAEHKERPFFGDLLEFITSAPVVALAVEGPRAIAAFRQLAGGTDPVEKATPGTLRGDFGLETQYNLVHGSDSPESAERELKLWFPDL, via the coding sequence GTGACTGAACGCACGCTGGTCCTCGTCAAGCCCGATGGCGTCGCGCGCGGCCTCGTCGGCGAGGTCGTCTCGCGCATCGAGCGCAAGGGCCTGAAGCTGGCCGCCCTCGAACTGCGCACGGTCGAGCGCTCGCTGGCCGAGGAGCACTACGCCGAGCACAAGGAGCGCCCGTTCTTCGGCGACCTGCTGGAGTTCATCACCTCGGCGCCCGTTGTGGCGCTCGCGGTCGAGGGCCCGCGCGCCATCGCGGCGTTCCGCCAGCTGGCCGGTGGCACCGACCCGGTCGAGAAGGCCACCCCGGGCACCCTGCGCGGCGACTTCGGCCTGGAGACGCAGTACAACCTGGTGCACGGCTCCGACTCGCCGGAGTCGGCCGAGCGCGAGCTGAAGCTGTGGTTCCCGGACCTGTGA
- a CDS encoding maleylpyruvate isomerase family mycothiol-dependent enzyme has protein sequence MTALPPSAYLPHLRTLTEAFAAELRAGEPDAPVPACGDWTRADLGTHLGNVHRWAATVVRTGEPQRQAFESAPPADLAQWYAESAQLLLDALAEADPDARCWHFGGTGKTKAFWFRRQVHETAVHLVDAAHGPAPELDPLIAADGVDEVFGAMLPRITRWHAVPSLPAPITVRATDTGHSWTLVPGEPPALGEAEAAATVEAPAQQLLLRLWKRPAAEPRITGDEALAEAFLRAPLTP, from the coding sequence ATGACCGCGTTGCCGCCCTCCGCGTACCTGCCGCATCTGCGCACGCTCACCGAGGCGTTCGCCGCCGAACTGCGCGCGGGCGAACCGGACGCGCCGGTCCCGGCCTGCGGCGACTGGACACGCGCGGACCTCGGCACGCACCTGGGCAACGTGCACCGTTGGGCGGCCACGGTCGTCCGCACCGGCGAACCGCAGCGCCAGGCGTTCGAGAGCGCGCCGCCCGCGGACCTCGCGCAGTGGTACGCCGAGAGCGCGCAGCTGCTGCTCGACGCCCTCGCCGAGGCCGATCCGGACGCGCGCTGCTGGCACTTCGGCGGCACCGGGAAGACCAAGGCGTTCTGGTTCCGCCGCCAGGTCCACGAGACCGCGGTGCACCTCGTCGACGCTGCCCACGGCCCCGCCCCGGAGCTGGACCCGCTGATCGCCGCCGACGGTGTCGACGAGGTCTTCGGCGCGATGCTGCCGCGGATCACGCGCTGGCACGCCGTGCCGTCGCTGCCCGCGCCGATCACCGTTCGCGCCACCGACACCGGCCACTCTTGGACGCTGGTTCCGGGTGAGCCGCCCGCACTGGGTGAGGCCGAGGCCGCCGCCACCGTCGAGGCTCCGGCGCAGCAGTTGTTGCTACGGCTGTGGAAGCGCCCCGCGGCCGAGCCCCGGATCACCGGCGACGAAGCGCTCGCCGAGGCGTTTCTGAGGGCCCCGCTCACGCCCTGA
- a CDS encoding ABC transporter ATP-binding protein codes for MGDTATEPPLVQAKALVKRFGDFEAVRGIDVEVRPGEAFGFLGPNGAGKSSTMRMIACVSPRTEGDLRVLGQDPDVSGPRIRARLGVVPQEDNLDVELTVRQNLHIYGRYFGLSRAHVRRKAEELMEFAQLTDRADKPVDSLSGGMKRRLTIARSLVNDPELLLLDEPTTGLDPQARHLLWDRLFRLKAQGTTLIVTTHYMDEAEQLCDRLVVMDSGRIAAEGSPAELIARYSTREVVELRFPAGEQEAAARRVEDLADRVEVLPDRVLLYTAAGEDTLERAHERGLRPLSSLVRRSSLEDVFLRLTGRTLVD; via the coding sequence GTGGGAGACACAGCGACAGAACCGCCACTGGTCCAGGCCAAGGCGCTGGTGAAGCGGTTCGGTGACTTCGAAGCGGTCCGCGGCATCGACGTGGAGGTGCGCCCGGGCGAGGCGTTCGGCTTCCTGGGGCCCAACGGCGCCGGGAAGTCCTCCACCATGCGGATGATCGCCTGCGTGTCGCCGCGCACCGAGGGCGACCTGCGCGTGCTGGGCCAGGACCCGGACGTGTCCGGGCCGCGGATCCGCGCGCGGCTGGGCGTGGTGCCGCAGGAGGACAACCTCGACGTCGAGCTGACCGTGCGGCAGAACCTGCACATCTACGGCCGGTACTTCGGGCTGTCGCGGGCGCACGTGCGGCGCAAGGCCGAGGAGCTGATGGAGTTCGCGCAGCTCACCGACCGGGCGGACAAGCCGGTCGACTCGCTGTCCGGCGGCATGAAGCGGCGGCTCACCATCGCGCGCTCGCTGGTGAACGACCCGGAGCTGCTGCTGCTCGACGAGCCCACCACGGGCCTCGACCCGCAGGCCCGGCACCTGTTGTGGGACCGGCTGTTCCGGCTCAAGGCGCAGGGCACCACGCTGATCGTCACCACGCACTACATGGACGAGGCCGAGCAGCTCTGCGACCGGCTGGTGGTGATGGACTCCGGGCGGATCGCGGCCGAGGGCTCGCCCGCGGAGCTGATCGCCCGGTACTCCACCCGGGAGGTCGTCGAGCTGCGGTTCCCGGCCGGCGAGCAGGAAGCGGCGGCGCGGCGGGTCGAGGACCTGGCGGACCGCGTCGAGGTGCTGCCCGACCGCGTGCTGCTGTACACCGCGGCCGGCGAGGACACGCTGGAGCGCGCGCACGAGCGTGGCCTGCGGCCGCTGTCCAGCCTGGTCCGCCGCAGCTCGCTGGAGGACGTGTTCCTCCGGCTCACCGGCCGGACGCTGGTGGACTGA
- a CDS encoding phosphodiester glycosidase family protein produces the protein MLVCALLCVLTTSPATATADPLAAPLGPPPVEGAPAASSAREAPVTYAAPTPDDGLITSSAKSAVAPGLDLTQFDRFDPKGWIRGDTLSVDLSSKVLKPTYLSPGTVSARTPLSQQVARTGAVAGVNGDFFDISATGAPIGVGIDHGQLQTAPAAGHNTTAAITDEGKAKLADIFLEATVTMPDGRSVPATNFNSPVLGPDALGVYTPLWGASARTTSVAGAQRVAEAEVRDGVVTQVRTAPADGPIPSGSTVLLGREAGADTVSALHVGDRVGVSYAPRSDAGKIAVAVGGNEALLKGGQPQPVDDVTLAPRTAVGFSADGKRMWLVTIDGRQADSRGMTELELARQMKALGADDAINLDGGGSSTLLARDEGEAAPSVRNSPSDGGERLVPNGIGVATVPGSGRLTGFAPAPAQSTKNATRVLSGLSRVLVADGHDETGAAVAASPRWTTSNPWRGSVTNNVFTAHADLLHPDARTDLDVTARAGRVSGRTTLSVLGTPVRLGTSTEQVALSGAGAKSTFQVYGYDADGYGAWLEPRDVKLDYDPAVVKVEPSADGFAVTALAASGASAITVHAAGLTTHLAASVGTVPQIASPLDGPAGWSASVYPAVVGAALSAAPGHDGGQGLALDYRLTGTNATRAAYINAATPIPLPAGTQKIGLWVNGDGKGAWLRAELHDAANVASIVDLSLSVDWTGWRYVTAAVPAGLPAGQALTRFYAVENVPDQQYEGRLVFDDLTFEVAPSATVPADPPVHDPALVTDGTLGSGGLRIAVVSDAQFTADAPDGPLVAQARRAMREAVAAKPDLVLINGDLVDRGTAPDFALARKVIDEELAGKVPWYYVPGNHEAEAGDGLAQFQVAFGVTHQVVDVHGIRLVLLDSSRGSLRAGGFDQVRMLRDALDGAERDPSIRGVVVAMHHPVKDPSPTGNSQLGDRKEADLLTSWLTDFEQASGKQAASIASHAGVFSLSRTDGVPYLVNGNSGKTPAAAPSDGGFVGWTLVRVDPADRAQPVRFETRPNVDTLAVTGPSSLQPGQKAELRASLTQGGRVVPVAYPVSADWGGSGVHIGPWPPLPWDVVSYDPATGSLTALHPGVARISVTVNGVSRVFPVTVGR, from the coding sequence GTGCTCGTCTGCGCGCTGCTCTGCGTCCTGACCACGAGCCCGGCCACCGCCACCGCGGACCCGCTCGCCGCGCCGCTCGGCCCGCCGCCGGTCGAGGGCGCGCCCGCCGCGTCTTCGGCCCGCGAGGCCCCGGTCACCTACGCCGCCCCGACGCCGGACGACGGGCTCATCACCAGCAGCGCCAAGTCGGCCGTCGCACCTGGTCTGGACCTGACGCAGTTCGACCGCTTCGACCCGAAGGGCTGGATCCGCGGCGACACGCTGAGCGTCGACCTGTCCAGCAAGGTGCTGAAGCCGACGTACCTGAGCCCTGGCACGGTTTCCGCGCGCACGCCGCTCTCGCAGCAGGTCGCGCGGACGGGCGCGGTCGCGGGCGTGAACGGCGACTTCTTCGACATCTCCGCCACCGGCGCGCCGATCGGCGTCGGCATCGACCACGGGCAGCTCCAGACCGCGCCCGCCGCCGGGCACAACACCACCGCCGCGATCACCGACGAGGGCAAGGCGAAGCTCGCGGACATCTTCCTCGAGGCCACCGTCACGATGCCGGACGGCCGCTCGGTGCCCGCCACCAACTTCAACAGCCCGGTCCTCGGTCCCGACGCGCTCGGCGTGTACACCCCGCTCTGGGGCGCGTCTGCTCGCACGACGTCGGTGGCGGGAGCCCAGCGCGTGGCCGAGGCCGAGGTCCGCGACGGCGTGGTCACGCAGGTGCGGACCGCCCCCGCGGACGGCCCGATCCCTTCCGGCAGCACGGTTCTGCTGGGCCGCGAGGCGGGGGCGGACACGGTGAGCGCGCTGCACGTCGGCGATCGCGTCGGCGTCTCGTACGCGCCGCGCTCGGATGCCGGGAAGATCGCGGTCGCGGTCGGCGGCAACGAGGCGCTGCTCAAGGGCGGGCAGCCACAACCGGTCGACGACGTCACGCTCGCGCCGCGCACGGCCGTCGGGTTTTCCGCCGACGGCAAGCGGATGTGGCTCGTGACCATCGACGGCCGCCAGGCCGACAGCCGCGGCATGACCGAGCTGGAACTGGCCCGCCAGATGAAGGCCCTCGGCGCCGACGACGCGATCAACCTCGACGGCGGCGGCTCGTCCACCCTGCTCGCCCGCGACGAGGGCGAGGCCGCGCCGAGCGTGCGCAACTCCCCATCGGACGGCGGGGAACGCTTGGTGCCCAACGGCATCGGCGTCGCCACCGTGCCGGGCAGTGGCCGGCTGACCGGTTTCGCGCCGGCGCCCGCGCAGAGCACCAAGAACGCCACCAGGGTCCTGTCGGGGCTGTCGCGTGTGCTCGTCGCGGACGGCCACGACGAGACCGGCGCGGCGGTGGCGGCCAGCCCGCGCTGGACCACGTCGAACCCGTGGCGGGGCAGCGTGACGAACAACGTCTTCACCGCGCACGCCGACCTGCTGCACCCGGACGCGCGGACGGACCTGGACGTCACCGCGCGCGCCGGCCGGGTCTCCGGCCGGACCACGCTGTCCGTGCTCGGCACCCCGGTGCGGCTCGGCACGAGCACCGAGCAGGTCGCGCTGTCCGGCGCCGGTGCGAAGAGCACGTTCCAGGTCTACGGCTACGACGCCGACGGTTACGGCGCCTGGCTCGAACCACGCGACGTGAAGCTGGACTACGACCCCGCGGTGGTCAAGGTGGAGCCTTCGGCGGACGGGTTCGCCGTCACCGCGCTGGCCGCCTCGGGCGCGTCGGCGATCACGGTGCACGCGGCGGGGCTCACCACGCACCTGGCCGCTTCCGTGGGCACCGTGCCGCAGATCGCGTCCCCTTTGGACGGTCCGGCCGGCTGGAGCGCCAGCGTGTACCCGGCCGTGGTCGGCGCCGCGCTCTCGGCCGCGCCCGGGCATGACGGCGGGCAAGGCCTCGCCCTCGACTACCGCCTGACCGGCACGAACGCCACGCGCGCCGCGTACATCAACGCGGCGACGCCGATTCCGCTGCCGGCCGGCACGCAGAAGATCGGGCTGTGGGTCAACGGCGACGGCAAGGGCGCCTGGCTGCGCGCGGAGCTGCACGACGCGGCGAACGTCGCGTCCATTGTGGACCTCTCGCTGAGCGTGGACTGGACCGGCTGGCGCTACGTCACCGCCGCCGTGCCCGCCGGGCTGCCGGCCGGGCAGGCGCTGACCCGCTTCTACGCCGTGGAGAACGTGCCGGACCAGCAGTACGAGGGCCGGCTGGTGTTCGACGACCTCACCTTCGAGGTCGCGCCGTCGGCCACGGTGCCGGCGGACCCGCCGGTGCACGACCCGGCCCTGGTGACCGACGGCACGCTCGGCTCGGGCGGCCTGCGGATCGCGGTGGTCAGCGACGCGCAGTTCACCGCCGACGCGCCGGACGGCCCGCTGGTCGCGCAGGCGCGGCGGGCGATGCGCGAGGCGGTCGCGGCCAAACCGGACCTGGTGCTGATCAACGGCGACCTGGTCGACCGCGGCACGGCGCCGGACTTCGCGCTGGCGCGGAAGGTGATCGACGAGGAGCTGGCGGGCAAGGTGCCGTGGTACTACGTGCCCGGAAACCACGAGGCCGAGGCCGGTGACGGGCTGGCCCAGTTCCAGGTCGCGTTCGGCGTCACGCACCAGGTGGTGGACGTGCACGGGATCCGGCTGGTGCTGCTGGACTCCTCGCGCGGATCGCTGCGCGCGGGCGGCTTCGACCAGGTGCGGATGCTGCGCGACGCGCTCGATGGCGCGGAGCGGGACCCGTCGATCCGCGGGGTCGTCGTCGCGATGCACCACCCGGTGAAGGACCCGAGCCCGACCGGCAACTCGCAGCTGGGCGACCGCAAGGAAGCCGACCTGCTGACCAGCTGGCTCACCGATTTCGAGCAGGCTTCGGGCAAGCAGGCGGCCTCGATCGCGTCGCACGCGGGTGTGTTCAGCCTGTCGCGCACCGACGGCGTGCCGTACCTGGTGAACGGCAACTCGGGCAAGACCCCGGCGGCGGCGCCCAGCGACGGCGGCTTCGTCGGCTGGACGCTGGTGCGGGTCGACCCGGCGGACCGCGCGCAGCCGGTGCGGTTCGAAACGCGGCCGAACGTCGACACGCTGGCGGTCACTGGGCCGTCGTCGCTGCAACCCGGCCAGAAAGCCGAGCTGCGCGCGTCGCTGACCCAGGGCGGGCGCGTGGTCCCGGTGGCCTACCCGGTGAGCGCGGACTGGGGCGGCTCCGGCGTGCACATCGGGCCGTGGCCGCCGCTGCCGTGGGACGTCGTCTCCTACGATCCGGCGACGGGTTCGCTGACCGCGCTGCACCCGGGCGTCGCGCGGATTTCCGTGACGGTGAACGGGGTTTCGCGGGTTTTCCCGGTCACCGTCGGCCGGTGA
- a CDS encoding ABC transporter permease yields MTLLDVPERRGLMLRVLPPGMYSGRASALIERALTVYSRSWMILLSGALEPLFYLIAFKVGFGKLVTSVAGPDGRPMSYVAFVAPALLASSAMNGAVFESTYNLFFKLRYAKTYDAMLATPIGPLDVALGEIGWAMLRGGIYSVAFMAVTGAMGLLTSWWALLLLPVSLLVSFAFSAISITLVSFLKSTSQFDYIQLVLMPMFLFSTTFFPLSVYPEALQWVVRCFPLYHGIELMRGLASGFLSWSLLGNLAYLLVLAGLGVWGSTRRIAKLLLT; encoded by the coding sequence ATGACCCTGCTCGACGTCCCGGAGCGGCGCGGCCTGATGCTGCGTGTCCTGCCGCCGGGCATGTACAGCGGCCGGGCGAGCGCGCTGATCGAGCGGGCGCTCACGGTCTACAGCCGGTCCTGGATGATCCTGTTGTCCGGGGCCCTGGAGCCGCTGTTCTACCTGATCGCGTTCAAGGTCGGCTTCGGCAAGCTCGTCACCAGCGTCGCGGGCCCGGACGGGCGGCCGATGAGCTACGTCGCCTTCGTTGCGCCCGCGCTGCTCGCGTCCTCGGCGATGAACGGGGCCGTGTTCGAGTCCACGTACAACCTGTTCTTCAAGCTGCGCTACGCCAAGACGTACGACGCCATGCTCGCCACCCCGATCGGCCCGCTCGACGTGGCGCTCGGCGAGATCGGCTGGGCCATGCTCCGCGGCGGCATCTACTCGGTCGCCTTCATGGCCGTCACGGGTGCGATGGGCCTGCTCACGTCGTGGTGGGCGCTGCTGCTCCTGCCGGTCTCGCTGCTGGTGTCGTTCGCCTTCTCGGCGATCAGCATCACGCTGGTGAGCTTCCTGAAGTCGACTTCGCAGTTCGACTACATCCAGCTCGTGCTGATGCCGATGTTCCTGTTCTCCACCACGTTCTTCCCGCTGTCGGTCTACCCGGAGGCGCTGCAGTGGGTCGTCCGCTGTTTCCCGCTGTACCACGGGATCGAGCTGATGCGGGGCCTCGCGTCGGGCTTCCTGTCCTGGAGCCTGCTCGGCAACCTGGCCTACCTGCTGGTGCTGGCCGGCCTCGGGGTCTGGGGCTCCACGAGGAGGATCGCCAAGCTGCTGCTCACCTGA
- a CDS encoding alkaline phosphatase D family protein, translating into MTESTHSRRALLKAGLATSALAGGLLLPGMTGAATAAPAPLLRGGRPVLTHGVASGDVTTGSGIVWSRADRPARLMVEIARDPSFRGARRVAGPVVSPATGGTGKVRLAGLRPGTGYHYRVTAVDLDGRTTSEAVTGRFATAPLGRADTRILWSGDVAGQNYGINPALGGMTIFGAMADRRPDLFLHSGDTVYADGPLTESVTLPGGGGTWHNVVTPEKSKVAETLDEFRGQHAYNRLDEHFRRFAAEVPSVIQWDDHEVTNNWYPGEVMNDRPEYTEKRLDVLAPRAYQAFHEWHPIDRRQAVDGRVYRSFRHGSRVEIFVLDMRTYRNANTADQGAPGYILGDRQARWLADALGRSTATWKIVQADMPIGLVVPDGTAIEAVANNRPGAPGGRETELAWVLREISRRRVRNVVWLTADVHYTAAHHYSPDRAAVGDFDPFWEFVSGPLNAGAFGPNALDPTFGPEAVFVHAPVTQNSSPAQGFQHFGELNVDGASGELTVDLRDGTGASLWSKTLQPQGR; encoded by the coding sequence ATGACCGAATCGACCCACTCCCGCCGCGCGCTGCTCAAGGCCGGGCTCGCGACGTCCGCACTGGCCGGCGGCCTGCTCCTGCCCGGGATGACGGGCGCGGCAACTGCGGCGCCCGCGCCCCTGCTCCGCGGCGGCCGTCCGGTGCTCACCCACGGCGTCGCGTCCGGCGACGTCACCACCGGCTCCGGCATCGTCTGGTCCCGGGCGGACCGGCCGGCGCGGCTGATGGTGGAGATCGCGCGCGACCCGTCGTTCCGCGGGGCCCGCCGCGTCGCCGGGCCAGTGGTCTCGCCGGCCACCGGCGGCACCGGCAAGGTGCGCCTCGCGGGACTGCGGCCGGGCACCGGCTACCACTACCGCGTCACCGCCGTGGACCTCGACGGGCGCACCACGAGCGAAGCGGTCACGGGCCGGTTCGCCACCGCGCCGCTCGGTCGCGCCGACACGCGGATCCTCTGGAGCGGCGACGTCGCGGGCCAGAACTACGGCATCAACCCGGCCCTGGGCGGCATGACGATCTTCGGCGCCATGGCCGACCGCCGCCCGGACCTGTTCCTGCACAGCGGCGACACCGTGTACGCCGACGGCCCGCTCACCGAATCCGTCACCCTGCCCGGCGGGGGCGGCACCTGGCACAACGTCGTGACGCCGGAGAAGTCCAAGGTCGCCGAGACCCTGGACGAGTTCCGCGGCCAGCACGCCTACAACCGGCTCGACGAGCACTTCCGCCGGTTCGCCGCCGAGGTGCCCAGCGTGATCCAGTGGGACGACCACGAGGTCACCAACAACTGGTACCCGGGCGAGGTGATGAACGACCGCCCGGAATACACCGAGAAGCGGCTGGACGTGCTCGCCCCGCGCGCCTATCAGGCGTTCCACGAATGGCACCCGATCGACCGGCGCCAGGCCGTCGACGGCCGCGTCTACCGCAGCTTCCGCCACGGCAGCCGGGTCGAGATCTTCGTGCTCGACATGCGCACCTACCGCAACGCCAATACCGCGGACCAGGGCGCGCCCGGCTACATCCTCGGCGACCGGCAGGCGCGCTGGCTCGCCGACGCGCTCGGCCGCAGCACTGCGACGTGGAAGATCGTGCAGGCTGACATGCCGATCGGGCTGGTGGTGCCGGACGGCACGGCGATCGAGGCCGTCGCGAACAACCGGCCGGGCGCGCCGGGCGGCCGCGAGACGGAGCTGGCCTGGGTCCTGCGGGAGATCTCGCGCCGTCGCGTGCGCAACGTCGTCTGGCTGACCGCCGACGTGCACTACACCGCCGCGCACCACTACTCGCCGGACCGGGCCGCGGTCGGCGACTTCGACCCGTTCTGGGAGTTCGTCTCCGGCCCGCTGAACGCCGGCGCGTTCGGCCCCAACGCGCTCGACCCGACCTTTGGGCCCGAGGCGGTGTTCGTGCACGCCCCGGTGACGCAGAATTCCTCGCCCGCGCAAGGGTTCCAGCACTTCGGCGAGCTGAACGTCGACGGCGCGAGCGGCGAGCTGACCGTCGACCTGCGGGACGGCACGGGCGCCTCGCTGTGGTCGAAGACGTTGCAGCCACAGGGCCGCTGA
- a CDS encoding S8 family peptidase — translation MSLLARPLRAAVCTVVALSGCLAAGPAAASAGDSCAPGARVLRYVVAFDRGTPEPDARGQIGTACGDTTVYYPQIAVAVATSADPGFPAKIGTDRAFSAQETRLAAQRATGADPVRPALAPLSPTDPARVPAADLSGEQWDMRAINAAAAHRITEGRRDVVVGVLDSGVDPRHPDLAGAMDAADSAGCLTGAADPRPAAWQPTTSVHGTHVAGIIAAADDGKGITGVAPGVRIASVKVIDDRGNADPEAAVCGLMWSAAHHLPVTNSSWFVNPWSLSCVRGDDNGVVHEVLARAAEYATSAGTLNVAAATNEAVDLTPSAHSGVPSAAGRCEALPAGLRDVVAVSAVGADRVKTGYSSYGLGVVDVAAPGGDAGQCVVSTVPGGYAPLCGTSMAAPHVAGVLALLKSVHPADSPADLRRTLETRAAPLACPDDYDLTGDGAQDAYCAGYDNYNGFYGHGMADALAAVETPVTGPPDPSAR, via the coding sequence GTGTCCCTGCTGGCGCGGCCGCTGCGGGCGGCCGTGTGCACCGTCGTGGCGCTTTCCGGGTGCCTCGCCGCCGGCCCGGCCGCGGCCTCGGCCGGGGACTCCTGCGCCCCCGGGGCGCGGGTGCTGCGCTACGTCGTCGCGTTCGACCGCGGCACGCCCGAACCGGACGCGCGCGGGCAGATCGGCACCGCCTGCGGGGACACGACCGTGTACTACCCGCAGATCGCTGTGGCGGTGGCCACGTCGGCGGATCCAGGGTTCCCCGCGAAGATCGGGACAGACCGGGCATTCAGCGCACAAGAGACGAGGCTGGCGGCGCAGCGCGCGACCGGCGCCGACCCGGTCCGGCCGGCGCTCGCCCCGCTCTCCCCCACCGACCCGGCCCGGGTGCCGGCCGCCGACCTGTCCGGCGAGCAGTGGGACATGCGCGCGATCAACGCGGCCGCGGCGCACCGGATCACCGAGGGCCGCCGTGACGTGGTGGTCGGCGTGCTCGACTCCGGCGTCGACCCGCGTCACCCGGACCTGGCGGGCGCGATGGACGCCGCGGACTCCGCGGGCTGTCTGACCGGCGCGGCCGACCCGCGGCCGGCGGCGTGGCAGCCCACCACTTCGGTGCACGGCACGCACGTGGCCGGCATCATCGCGGCGGCCGACGACGGCAAGGGCATCACCGGGGTCGCGCCCGGCGTGCGGATCGCCTCGGTCAAGGTGATCGACGACCGCGGCAACGCCGACCCGGAAGCCGCCGTCTGCGGGCTGATGTGGTCCGCGGCGCACCACCTGCCGGTGACCAACAGCAGCTGGTTCGTCAACCCGTGGTCCCTCTCGTGCGTGCGCGGCGACGACAACGGCGTGGTGCACGAAGTTCTGGCGCGGGCAGCGGAGTACGCGACTTCGGCCGGCACCCTGAACGTCGCGGCGGCGACGAACGAGGCCGTCGACCTGACCCCCTCGGCGCATTCGGGCGTGCCCTCGGCCGCCGGCCGGTGTGAGGCGCTGCCGGCCGGGCTGCGTGACGTGGTGGCCGTTTCCGCGGTCGGCGCGGACCGGGTGAAAACGGGCTACAGCTCGTACGGCCTCGGCGTGGTCGACGTCGCCGCTCCCGGCGGCGACGCGGGCCAGTGCGTGGTGTCCACCGTGCCGGGCGGGTACGCGCCGCTGTGCGGCACTTCGATGGCGGCGCCGCACGTGGCCGGGGTGCTGGCGCTGCTGAAGTCCGTCCATCCGGCCGACTCCCCGGCCGACCTGCGCCGCACCCTGGAGACCCGGGCCGCGCCCCTGGCGTGCCCCGACGACTACGACCTGACCGGCGACGGCGCGCAGGACGCGTACTGCGCGGGCTACGACAACTACAACGGTTTTTACGGCCACGGCATGGCCGACGCGCTGGCCGCGGTGGAGACCCCGGTGACGGGGCCGCCCGACCCCTCCGCACGGTGA